A window of Malania oleifera isolate guangnan ecotype guangnan chromosome 5, ASM2987363v1, whole genome shotgun sequence contains these coding sequences:
- the LOC131156582 gene encoding alanine--tRNA ligase, chloroplastic/mitochondrial isoform X3 produces MLQFKPIFLGKVPRQVPCATTAQRCIRTNDVENVGQTARHHTFFEMLGNFSFGDYFKKEAIRWAWELSTMEFGLPANRLWVSIYEEDNEAFAIWQDEVGVPVERIKRMGEDDNFWTSGVTGPCGPCSEIYYDFFPEKGYSDADLGDDSRFIEFYNLVFMQYNKRDDGSLEPLKQKNIDTGLGLERMACILQKVANNYETDLIYPIMEKASELANVLYARSDDLTKTKLKIIGDHLRAIVYLISDGVVPSNVGRGYVVRRLIRRAVRTGRLLGIKGDGRGNLEGAFLPSIAEKVIELSTHIDSDVKARTSHILEELKREELRFVQTLERGEKLLDQMLTDALLNVHENGTVPCLSGKDAFLLYDTYGFPVEITTEVAEERGVRIDMNGFDIEMDNQRRQSQAAHNAIKLSVENSTDLTESIPDTEFLGYDTLFARAIVEGLLVNGNPVARVSEGSNVEVLLNRTPFYAESGGQIGDHGFLYVSEAANQQKTVVEIKDVQKSLGNIFVHKGTIREGIIEVGKEVVAAVDEKLRQRAKVHHTATHLLQAALKKVIGQETSQAGSLVAFDRLRFDFNFHRPLLDSELMEIEELINRWIGDAAILQTKVMPLADAKQAGAIAMFGEKYGEQVRVVEVPGVSMELCGGTHVSNTSEIRGFKTISEQGIASGIRRIEAVAGETFIDYVTSRDNYMKHLCSTLKVKAEEVTARVETLLEELRAARNEVSAVRAKAAVYKASVIASKAFQVGTSKKIRVLVECMDDTDVDSLKSAAEYLMDMLEDPSAVILGSCPADGKVSLVAAFTPGVVGLGIQAGKVIGPIAKLCGGGGGGRPNFAQAGGRKPENLLCALEKARAELVSVLSEKAG; encoded by the exons ATTTGGGTTGCCTGCCAACAGATTATGGGTCAGCATATATGAAGAAGATAATGAAGCTTTTGCAATATGGCAAGATGAG GTGGGGGTTCCTGTGGAGCGTATAAAGAGGATGGGTGAAGATGACAACTTCTGGACCAGTGGAGTTACTGGTCCTTGCGGTCCATGCTCTGAGATATATTATGATTTCTTTCCTGAGAAGGGTTATTCAGATGCT GACTTGGGAGATGATTCTAGGTTTATAGAGTTTTACAATCTTGTTTTCATGCAATACAACAAACGGGATGATGGATCCCTGGAACCTTTAAAGCAGAAGAATATAGATACTGGGCTTGGCTTAGAGCGGATGGCTTGCATCCTTCAAAAG GTCGCCAACAATTACGAGACTGACTTAATATATCCCATAATGGAGAAGGCCTCAGAATTGGCAAATGTATTATACGCAAGATCTGATGATCTTACCAAAACAAAACTTAAA ATTATTGGAGACCATTTGCGTGCAATTGTTTATCTCATATCAGATGGGGTTGTGCCATCAAATGTTGGAAGGGGTTATGTAGTTCGGCGGCTCATCAGGCGAGCAGTTCGTACTGGCAGGTTACTTGGTATAAAAGGGGATGGTAGAGGAAATCTTGAAGGAGCGTTTTTGCCAAGCATTGCAGAAAAAGTGATAGAACTAAGTACTCATATAGATTCCGATGTGAAGGCTAGAACATCACACATCCTTGAGGAGTTGAAGCGAGAAGAGCTACGTTTTGTGCAGACACTGGAGAGAGGAGAAAAGCTACTGGACCAAATGCTGACTGATGCATTATTAAATGTTCACGAAAATGGAACTGTTCCTTGTTTGTCTGGCAAAGACGCCTTTCTTTTGTATGACACATATGGGTTTCCTGTGGAGATAACAACAGAGGTGGCTGAAGAACGTGGTGTCAGAATAGATATGAATGGTTTTGATATTGAAATGGACAACCAAAGACGTCAATCTCAGGCTGCACACAATGCTATTAAACTTAGTGTTGAAAATAGTACAGATCTTACAGAGAGCATTCCTGACACTGAATTTCTAGGATATGACACTCTTTTTGCCAGAGCAATAGTGGAAGGCCTCTTAGTGAACGGTAATCCAGTTGCACGGGTTTCTGAAGGAAGTAATGTAGAAGTTTTGCTAAATAGAACACCATTTTATGCAGAATCAGGTGGTCAAATTGGAGATCATGGTTTTCTATATGTTAGTGAAGCTGCAAACCAACAGAAGACTGTTGTGGAAATTAAAGATGTCCAAAAATCTCTTGGTAACATATTTGTTCATAAGGGTACCATCAGGGAGGGAATTATAGAGGTCGGCAAAGAAGTCGTAGCTGCAGTAGATGAAAAACTTAGGCAGCGGGCAAAG GTTCATCATACAGCTACTCATTTGCTGCAAGCTGCGTTAAAAAAGGTTATAGGCCAAGAAACATCCCAAGCTGGTTCACTGGTGGCTTTTGATCGTCTCAGGTTTGATTTCAACTTCCACCGACCACTACTGGACAGTGAACTCATGGAAATTGAAGAATTAATTAATAGATGGATTGGGGATGCGGCAATTCTTCAAACTAAAGTTATGCCTCTCGCTGATGCAAAACAAGCAGGAGCTATTGCAATGTTCGGAGAGAAATATGGAGAACAG GTTCGTGTTGTTGAGGTTCCAGGTGTATCCATGGAACTATGTGGTGGGACACATGTCAGTAATACTTCTGAAATACGTGGCTTCAAGACAATTTCAGAGCAGGGGATTGCGTCTGGAATTAGACGTATTGAAGCTGTTGCTGGTGAAACATTCATCGACTATGTTACCAGCAGGGATAATTATATGAAACATCTATGCTCTACTCTCAAG GTGAAAGCTGAAGAAGTAACAGCTAGGGTCGAAACTCTCTTAGAGGAGTTACGAGCTGCAAGAAATGAAGTTTCCGCTGTGCGTGCAAAAGCAGCAGTGTACAAAGCATCGGTTATTGCAAGCAAAGCATTTCAAGTAGGAACTTCAAAAAAGATCAG GGTACTAGTTGAGTGCATGGACGATACTGATGTGGATTCGCTAAAAAGTGCAGCTGAATACCTGATGGATATGCTGGAAGATCCATCAGCTGTGATATTGGGTTCCTGCCCAGCTGATGGAAAGGTAAGTTTGGTTGCTGCATTTACTCCAGGGGTGGTTGGTCTGGGAATTCAGGCTGGCAAGGTCATAGGGCCTATAGCGAAGTTGTGTGGCGGAGGAGGAGGTGGAAGGCCCAACTTCGCTCAGGCTGGGGGAAGGAAGCCTGAGAATCTATTGTGTGCCCTTGAAAAAGCTCGAGCAGAACTTGTTTCTGTTCTATCTGAGAAGGCAggatga
- the LOC131156582 gene encoding alanine--tRNA ligase, chloroplastic/mitochondrial isoform X4: MGMGAFNHGVCMNILIDHGFGLPANRLWVSIYEEDNEAFAIWQDEVGVPVERIKRMGEDDNFWTSGVTGPCGPCSEIYYDFFPEKGYSDADLGDDSRFIEFYNLVFMQYNKRDDGSLEPLKQKNIDTGLGLERMACILQKVANNYETDLIYPIMEKASELANVLYARSDDLTKTKLKIIGDHLRAIVYLISDGVVPSNVGRGYVVRRLIRRAVRTGRLLGIKGDGRGNLEGAFLPSIAEKVIELSTHIDSDVKARTSHILEELKREELRFVQTLERGEKLLDQMLTDALLNVHENGTVPCLSGKDAFLLYDTYGFPVEITTEVAEERGVRIDMNGFDIEMDNQRRQSQAAHNAIKLSVENSTDLTESIPDTEFLGYDTLFARAIVEGLLVNGNPVARVSEGSNVEVLLNRTPFYAESGGQIGDHGFLYVSEAANQQKTVVEIKDVQKSLGNIFVHKGTIREGIIEVGKEVVAAVDEKLRQRAKVHHTATHLLQAALKKVIGQETSQAGSLVAFDRLRFDFNFHRPLLDSELMEIEELINRWIGDAAILQTKVMPLADAKQAGAIAMFGEKYGEQVRVVEVPGVSMELCGGTHVSNTSEIRGFKTISEQGIASGIRRIEAVAGETFIDYVTSRDNYMKHLCSTLKVKAEEVTARVETLLEELRAARNEVSAVRAKAAVYKASVIASKAFQVGTSKKIRVLVECMDDTDVDSLKSAAEYLMDMLEDPSAVILGSCPADGKVSLVAAFTPGVVGLGIQAGKVIGPIAKLCGGGGGGRPNFAQAGGRKPENLLCALEKARAELVSVLSEKAG; encoded by the exons ATTTGGGTTGCCTGCCAACAGATTATGGGTCAGCATATATGAAGAAGATAATGAAGCTTTTGCAATATGGCAAGATGAG GTGGGGGTTCCTGTGGAGCGTATAAAGAGGATGGGTGAAGATGACAACTTCTGGACCAGTGGAGTTACTGGTCCTTGCGGTCCATGCTCTGAGATATATTATGATTTCTTTCCTGAGAAGGGTTATTCAGATGCT GACTTGGGAGATGATTCTAGGTTTATAGAGTTTTACAATCTTGTTTTCATGCAATACAACAAACGGGATGATGGATCCCTGGAACCTTTAAAGCAGAAGAATATAGATACTGGGCTTGGCTTAGAGCGGATGGCTTGCATCCTTCAAAAG GTCGCCAACAATTACGAGACTGACTTAATATATCCCATAATGGAGAAGGCCTCAGAATTGGCAAATGTATTATACGCAAGATCTGATGATCTTACCAAAACAAAACTTAAA ATTATTGGAGACCATTTGCGTGCAATTGTTTATCTCATATCAGATGGGGTTGTGCCATCAAATGTTGGAAGGGGTTATGTAGTTCGGCGGCTCATCAGGCGAGCAGTTCGTACTGGCAGGTTACTTGGTATAAAAGGGGATGGTAGAGGAAATCTTGAAGGAGCGTTTTTGCCAAGCATTGCAGAAAAAGTGATAGAACTAAGTACTCATATAGATTCCGATGTGAAGGCTAGAACATCACACATCCTTGAGGAGTTGAAGCGAGAAGAGCTACGTTTTGTGCAGACACTGGAGAGAGGAGAAAAGCTACTGGACCAAATGCTGACTGATGCATTATTAAATGTTCACGAAAATGGAACTGTTCCTTGTTTGTCTGGCAAAGACGCCTTTCTTTTGTATGACACATATGGGTTTCCTGTGGAGATAACAACAGAGGTGGCTGAAGAACGTGGTGTCAGAATAGATATGAATGGTTTTGATATTGAAATGGACAACCAAAGACGTCAATCTCAGGCTGCACACAATGCTATTAAACTTAGTGTTGAAAATAGTACAGATCTTACAGAGAGCATTCCTGACACTGAATTTCTAGGATATGACACTCTTTTTGCCAGAGCAATAGTGGAAGGCCTCTTAGTGAACGGTAATCCAGTTGCACGGGTTTCTGAAGGAAGTAATGTAGAAGTTTTGCTAAATAGAACACCATTTTATGCAGAATCAGGTGGTCAAATTGGAGATCATGGTTTTCTATATGTTAGTGAAGCTGCAAACCAACAGAAGACTGTTGTGGAAATTAAAGATGTCCAAAAATCTCTTGGTAACATATTTGTTCATAAGGGTACCATCAGGGAGGGAATTATAGAGGTCGGCAAAGAAGTCGTAGCTGCAGTAGATGAAAAACTTAGGCAGCGGGCAAAG GTTCATCATACAGCTACTCATTTGCTGCAAGCTGCGTTAAAAAAGGTTATAGGCCAAGAAACATCCCAAGCTGGTTCACTGGTGGCTTTTGATCGTCTCAGGTTTGATTTCAACTTCCACCGACCACTACTGGACAGTGAACTCATGGAAATTGAAGAATTAATTAATAGATGGATTGGGGATGCGGCAATTCTTCAAACTAAAGTTATGCCTCTCGCTGATGCAAAACAAGCAGGAGCTATTGCAATGTTCGGAGAGAAATATGGAGAACAG GTTCGTGTTGTTGAGGTTCCAGGTGTATCCATGGAACTATGTGGTGGGACACATGTCAGTAATACTTCTGAAATACGTGGCTTCAAGACAATTTCAGAGCAGGGGATTGCGTCTGGAATTAGACGTATTGAAGCTGTTGCTGGTGAAACATTCATCGACTATGTTACCAGCAGGGATAATTATATGAAACATCTATGCTCTACTCTCAAG GTGAAAGCTGAAGAAGTAACAGCTAGGGTCGAAACTCTCTTAGAGGAGTTACGAGCTGCAAGAAATGAAGTTTCCGCTGTGCGTGCAAAAGCAGCAGTGTACAAAGCATCGGTTATTGCAAGCAAAGCATTTCAAGTAGGAACTTCAAAAAAGATCAG GGTACTAGTTGAGTGCATGGACGATACTGATGTGGATTCGCTAAAAAGTGCAGCTGAATACCTGATGGATATGCTGGAAGATCCATCAGCTGTGATATTGGGTTCCTGCCCAGCTGATGGAAAGGTAAGTTTGGTTGCTGCATTTACTCCAGGGGTGGTTGGTCTGGGAATTCAGGCTGGCAAGGTCATAGGGCCTATAGCGAAGTTGTGTGGCGGAGGAGGAGGTGGAAGGCCCAACTTCGCTCAGGCTGGGGGAAGGAAGCCTGAGAATCTATTGTGTGCCCTTGAAAAAGCTCGAGCAGAACTTGTTTCTGTTCTATCTGAGAAGGCAggatga